In Leptospira venezuelensis, the DNA window GAATACAATCATAGTAATCGCGAATAACGGATCTTTTAGAAATTTAGGCCAGGTTATATTTTGCAACTTAGCAAGCAGAGAATCTATTCTTCCTTCTCCTTTTATTTCCGGGGAAGAAGTTCTTTCTTTTCTATTTAAATAGAGCCAGTAACCGATTGCGGCCATAGAAAATAAGAAGAAGGTCCTAAAGATCCAAGGCTCATTGAACACATGGCTCGCAGGAAATTTATCTTCTGGAGACTCGAATAAACTTAAGATAAAACTGCGAACAAATTTGTTCACGATCATCTGAGCGTTAACTAGACTCATGACCCTATCAATATTTGTGAACAGCCAGATAAAACATGGGAGGATTGCATATAGATAAAGTATTTTGATAGAAGGAGGCGAAATTTCTCCCAAGTCCTTTCTGTTCTTATACAAGAAATAATTGAAATCCAAGAAAAGAATGACTGTCAGGAAATATAAAACTTTTTTAAAAGATCTTTGGTCAAGGTTCCAATCTGTCACTACTCTCAAAACAGGAAGCGATAGAACAAGTAGTACAACAACGATCAAGAATAAGAGCCTGATCCCTTTGTAATGGACTTTGACAGAGAATCGAACAAAGCCGATCCATTCTGGAAATCTGGAGATCAACTCGAATAAAAAGATAGAGATGAATAATAAAAGTCCGTAAGGATACTTTGTAAAAAATAAAAGGATGAGAACCGCAGAGACTAAAGCAGCCACTTTTGAACCGGCAGGTAAACTTTCTCCAGGTTTTAGGTCCTTTACGGAATCATAAAGTTTATATAAACCCCAATAAACCCAAAGTAGGATAAACATCCCTTGGGTTTCCAACATAGAAGAAAGACTATAAGCGGGAGTTTCAGAAGTATGAAGGCTTAACGCTAATACAAATATAGAAACCAAACTCCCGAAAAGGAATGATCCTGAAATTCTGGAAACAATATAGATGATTGAAGGAAAACAAAGCGCGTAAAACGCCAAACCCAGGAAGGAATCTTTCCAGGTGATTGGCCATTCTCCAGGACTTGCTAAGAGTAAAAGAGAGAGTATCGGGCGCAAAGGAGGCCAGGTCGCGGATTCCAAAAATGGAAGTGTTGCTCTCCAGATCTTACCGTCTCTATAATCCTGGAATTGATCGTAAACGGCCGTTAGGCGTATATTCTCATCCCAGGTCAAAAGATCCGTAATCGGGCAGATCTCTAAGAAAGCCTGCCAATTCTTGGAGATCATTACTCCGGTGGCAAATAAGGCAAGTAAGCCGAATAAAATTCCTAAAACTTTATCCCAGATACGATTCATTTTTTAGATTTTGATCTCACAGAGTAGATCTTTTCGATCACATAAAGAGGGCGATTCTTGGATTGATCATGAACTCTGCTTAGATATTCTCCTATCATACCCAACGCGATGAGTTGTATCCCACCTAATACCAACACTACGATCATGACCGAGGTCCAGCCTTGGATGGTATTATCAGTAAAGAGTTTTAAGTATAGAATATAGATCGTATATAATGCTCCGAAAAATGCAGAAGCAAATCCTAAATAAGAAGAAAATTTAAGCGGGGCAGAGGAGAAGGAAGTGATCCCATCCAAAGCGAACTTGAGCATCTTACTAACGGAAAATTTAGTCTCTCCGTCAAAACGTTCGTCGCGATCATACTCCAAACCAGTTTGTCTGAAACCAATCCAAGCGATCAATCCTCTGATATAACGATGTTGTTCTTTCATGGAGACTAAAACATTAGTCACCCTTCTGCTCATGATCCTGAAATCTCCGGTATCGATTGGGATTTCAAACCTAGTTAGTTTTTTTAGGATCCTATAAAATACATGAGCGGTGATTAGTTTGAAAAAGGACTCACCTTCTCTTTTCTTTCTTCTCGCATAGACAACATCGTAACCTTCTGACATCTTTGCATAAAGGTCCGCAACAAATTCCGGTGGATCCTGGAGATCACCGTCCATTACGGCAACTGTTTCGCCTCTGGCAGTATCGATCCCTGCAGTGATTGCCAATTGGTGTCCATAGTTTCTAGATAAGTTTAAAAGAAAAAAGCCTGGCTCTGATTCGCAGAATTTTTTTAAGACATCGAAGGTCCCGTCTCTTGAGCCATCGTTTACAAAAAGAATTTCTGCATCTTCTTTACCGAAGTGATGTTTTTCTTTTAAGATAGTGAGTAGACCCCGAAGTCTTTTCACAAGTTCGGGGATGGTTTTTTCCTCGTTATAAACGGGAATGACTAGAGATAAAAGAGGGGGCTTTGCGGGCATTGCTGACCTTGGTACGATGTTTGTATTCAGCCAAAATGTCGACAATATTTCCTGTAATTTCTGTCAGAGTCATAACCTTGTGTCTTTTTGATTTTTGGGAGCTTTCAAGGATACTATTGGTCAATTCTGTAAAAAAGGGCTTTACAAGGAGGCTGGAATGCAGATCTTATATAAGCACAAAAATCCAAGAAAGGGTTATGAAAATCAAAGTCACCACTAAAAATGACGTTCACATCGTCAAGATCGAAGGCCCAATCAAAGCGGGCAATGAATTCGAACTTGGTCAAAAAATCGAGGAGTATATCTCGAAAGGTGACGTTCCGAAGTTTATCATCGACCTAAAAAAAGTTCCTTTCATCAACTCTGCAGGTTTGGGGATGTTTTTGAATATCTACAAACATATCGACGGTTTGAAAGGTCGCATGGTATTCACCAATTTGAATAACGATATCGAAAATCTAATGGAGATTACAAAGTTAGCCAGCATTTTCGAGATCTACAAAACGCTGGAAGAGGCTATCGAATCCTTCGAGTATTAGCCTAAACATTTCGGTTGGCTTCCGAGTTTCTACAGTATTTAAAAAAGAAAAAACTCCGCCTTGGGATCATTGCGGGGGTTTTTCTCTTCTACCATCTCCTTTTCAACTCAATCACAGGACAAATCCTATTCGATAAAATTGCCTCTTCCGTTTTTGCGGGAAAGTTTGAGGCGAATGTCAGGAGTTTCTCTCCATTCT includes these proteins:
- a CDS encoding glycosyltransferase family 2 protein, yielding MPAKPPLLSLVIPVYNEEKTIPELVKRLRGLLTILKEKHHFGKEDAEILFVNDGSRDGTFDVLKKFCESEPGFFLLNLSRNYGHQLAITAGIDTARGETVAVMDGDLQDPPEFVADLYAKMSEGYDVVYARRKKREGESFFKLITAHVFYRILKKLTRFEIPIDTGDFRIMSRRVTNVLVSMKEQHRYIRGLIAWIGFRQTGLEYDRDERFDGETKFSVSKMLKFALDGITSFSSAPLKFSSYLGFASAFFGALYTIYILYLKLFTDNTIQGWTSVMIVVLVLGGIQLIALGMIGEYLSRVHDQSKNRPLYVIEKIYSVRSKSKK
- a CDS encoding STAS domain-containing protein; translation: MKIKVTTKNDVHIVKIEGPIKAGNEFELGQKIEEYISKGDVPKFIIDLKKVPFINSAGLGMFLNIYKHIDGLKGRMVFTNLNNDIENLMEITKLASIFEIYKTLEEAIESFEY